In Corynebacterium occultum, a single genomic region encodes these proteins:
- a CDS encoding SRPBCC family protein gives MNQTLTTDTVERVLHALPEDIYTLVSDITRTPELSPEIIRTRWIRGATGPEVGARFLAVNSLGGIWTWPNFPVVIAAEPGREFAISRTEPFFGTLEWRYTFFSQGEGSTLVRESYTVTRPLTRAAWFMIEKLIGSTDRAGELRAGMTTTLGRLAELVERPVPPPQR, from the coding sequence ATGAACCAGACCCTCACCACCGATACGGTGGAACGTGTCCTCCACGCCTTGCCTGAGGACATCTACACCCTCGTCTCGGACATCACCCGGACACCCGAGCTGTCCCCCGAGATCATCCGGACCCGATGGATCCGCGGTGCGACCGGGCCTGAGGTCGGGGCGCGTTTCCTTGCGGTCAACTCGCTCGGGGGGATCTGGACGTGGCCGAATTTCCCGGTCGTGATCGCCGCGGAGCCCGGCCGCGAGTTCGCGATCAGTCGGACGGAACCGTTCTTCGGCACTCTGGAGTGGCGGTACACGTTCTTCTCGCAGGGGGAGGGCAGCACGTTGGTCAGAGAGTCCTACACCGTCACCCGACCACTGACGCGCGCGGCCTGGTTCATGATCGAAAAACTGATCGGTAGTACGGATCGGGCCGGGGAACTCCGCGCGGGCATGACCACGACGCTGGGGCGGCTTGCTGAGCTCGTCGAACGGCCCGTACCTCCGCCGCAGAGGTGA